One window of bacterium genomic DNA carries:
- a CDS encoding vitamin B12-dependent ribonucleotide reductase has protein sequence MSLTKAGKIAEIISSRPAPDFKDNAITVLERRYLKKNELGEVLETPSEMLARVAWAVAQGDLNYDKKADAEAVAELFYDMMASLEFLPNSPTLMNAGRELGQLSACFVLPVGDTMESIFEAVKNTALIHKSGGGTGFSFSSIRPKSDVVRSTNGVSSGPISFMKVFDTATEMIKQGGTRRGANMGILRVDHPDIEEFIAVKSDKSLLTNFNLSVAITEAFMEAVQADDEYDLINPRNGEVTKKLRARDVFDQIIQSAWGSGEPGIVFIDRMNRDNPTPAVGPIEATNPCGEQPLLPYESCNLGSINLAKMEKSGQVDWDKLRKTVDKAVHFLDNVIEINRYPLPEIERMTRSNRKIGLGVMGWADLLYMLGVPYGSEESLRLAAKLMKFIDDEALRASQKLAEVRGPFPNFPNSIYGGKNKKGVRNATRTTIAPTGTISIIAGCSSGIEPLFSLAFIRRVMDGTEMLEINPVFEAAAKKGGYYSEELMKRLAKGESLSHLEGVPETAKKIFITAHDITPEEHIRMQAAYQAQTNNAVSKTVNFPEDATREEVAEVFRLAYKLGCKGVTIYRDKSREGQVLNIGSEERKECCPPSSAAADSRPQKRDRPQVLVGKTYQMRTGCGPLYITINEDDCGLFEVFTTMGKAGGCAASQCEALGRLVSLSWRFGVDVEEVVKNLRGISCHKPFGFGPGRVLSCADALALAVQKHYNPTGEVEKPFSQVGACPECGDAVEHEEGCLLCRSCGYSECG, from the coding sequence ATGTCGCTGACCAAAGCAGGCAAAATCGCGGAGATAATCAGTTCCAGGCCCGCGCCGGACTTCAAGGACAACGCCATTACCGTGCTGGAGCGGCGCTACCTGAAGAAAAACGAGCTGGGAGAAGTGCTGGAGACTCCCTCCGAGATGCTTGCCCGCGTCGCCTGGGCCGTGGCCCAGGGCGACCTCAACTACGACAAGAAGGCCGACGCCGAAGCGGTGGCGGAGCTCTTCTACGACATGATGGCCTCTCTGGAGTTTTTGCCCAATTCCCCGACGCTGATGAACGCGGGAAGAGAACTGGGACAGCTCTCGGCCTGCTTCGTCCTTCCCGTCGGCGATACGATGGAATCGATCTTCGAGGCGGTCAAGAACACCGCCCTCATCCACAAGTCCGGCGGCGGCACAGGCTTTTCCTTCAGCTCGATACGGCCCAAGAGCGACGTGGTGCGCTCCACCAACGGCGTCTCCTCCGGCCCCATCAGCTTCATGAAGGTCTTCGACACTGCCACCGAGATGATAAAGCAGGGCGGGACGCGGCGCGGGGCAAACATGGGAATACTGCGCGTCGATCACCCGGACATAGAGGAGTTCATCGCGGTAAAATCCGACAAATCCCTCCTCACCAACTTCAATCTGTCGGTCGCCATAACCGAAGCCTTCATGGAGGCGGTACAGGCCGATGACGAATACGACCTTATAAACCCGAGAAACGGCGAGGTGACCAAAAAGCTTCGCGCCCGCGACGTCTTCGACCAGATTATCCAGTCCGCCTGGGGCTCCGGCGAGCCGGGCATAGTCTTCATCGACAGGATGAACCGCGACAACCCCACCCCGGCGGTCGGCCCCATCGAGGCGACCAACCCCTGCGGCGAACAGCCCTTGCTTCCCTACGAATCCTGTAACCTCGGCTCGATAAACCTCGCGAAGATGGAAAAATCCGGGCAGGTGGACTGGGACAAGCTGCGAAAGACCGTGGACAAGGCGGTTCACTTCCTCGACAACGTAATCGAGATAAACCGCTACCCGCTCCCGGAAATCGAGCGGATGACCCGCTCCAACCGCAAGATCGGCCTCGGCGTGATGGGGTGGGCGGACCTTCTCTACATGCTCGGCGTGCCCTACGGCTCCGAAGAATCCCTTAGGCTCGCCGCGAAGCTGATGAAATTCATCGACGACGAGGCGCTTAGGGCCTCGCAGAAGCTGGCGGAGGTTCGCGGACCCTTCCCCAACTTCCCGAATTCGATCTACGGCGGCAAAAACAAAAAGGGAGTAAGAAACGCCACCCGCACCACCATCGCACCCACCGGCACCATCTCGATAATCGCCGGTTGCTCTAGCGGCATCGAACCTCTCTTCTCTCTGGCCTTCATCCGCCGCGTTATGGACGGCACCGAAATGCTGGAGATAAACCCCGTCTTCGAGGCGGCGGCGAAAAAGGGCGGGTACTACTCCGAGGAGTTGATGAAGCGCCTCGCGAAGGGCGAATCCCTTTCACACCTCGAAGGCGTGCCCGAGACCGCCAAAAAGATCTTCATCACCGCCCACGACATCACCCCCGAAGAGCACATACGCATGCAGGCCGCCTACCAGGCCCAGACCAACAATGCGGTATCCAAGACCGTCAACTTCCCCGAAGACGCCACCAGAGAAGAGGTGGCCGAGGTCTTCCGGCTCGCCTACAAGCTCGGGTGCAAGGGCGTCACCATCTACCGCGACAAATCCCGCGAGGGGCAGGTGCTGAATATCGGCAGCGAGGAAAGGAAAGAGTGCTGCCCCCCTTCCTCAGCCGCGGCCGACAGTAGGCCGCAAAAGCGTGACCGCCCGCAGGTGCTGGTCGGCAAGACCTACCAGATGCGCACCGGCTGCGGCCCCCTCTACATCACCATAAACGAAGACGACTGCGGCCTCTTTGAAGTCTTCACCACGATGGGCAAGGCGGGCGGCTGCGCCGCGAGCCAGTGCGAGGCGCTCGGCAGGCTCGTCTCCCTCTCCTGGCGCTTCGGCGTCGATGTAGAAGAGGTGGTAAAGAACCTTCGCGGCATAAGCTGCCACAAG
- the glyQ gene encoding glycine--tRNA ligase subunit alpha → MTFQEVILTLQEFWAQKGCIIAQPYDIEVGAGTMNPHTFLRCLGPEPWNVAYVEPSRRPTDGRYGQNPNRLQHYYQYQVILKPSPDDILEQYLDSLRALGVDPLDHDIRFVEDDWESPTLGAWGLGWEVWLDGMEITQFTYFQQAGGLDCKPVSGEITYGIERIAMYLQGVDNVYDLEWTRGIKYGQVHHQGEVEGSTYNFDESDASMLFKLMDMYEAEARRLLEKGLVLPGYDYTLKCSHTFNLLDARGAISVTERTRFIGRVRDLARMAALAYAAQREAMGYPLIKGEGAAK, encoded by the coding sequence ATGACCTTTCAGGAAGTAATCCTGACGCTCCAGGAATTCTGGGCCCAAAAGGGATGCATAATCGCGCAGCCCTACGACATAGAGGTCGGCGCGGGTACGATGAACCCGCACACCTTTTTGCGCTGCCTTGGGCCGGAGCCGTGGAACGTGGCTTACGTCGAGCCTTCCAGAAGGCCGACCGACGGCCGCTATGGGCAAAACCCCAACCGCCTCCAGCACTATTACCAGTATCAGGTCATACTGAAGCCTTCCCCCGACGACATCCTTGAGCAGTATCTGGACAGTTTGCGCGCTCTCGGGGTCGATCCTCTGGACCACGATATCCGTTTCGTGGAGGACGACTGGGAGTCCCCCACCCTCGGCGCATGGGGGCTTGGCTGGGAGGTCTGGCTCGACGGCATGGAGATAACCCAGTTCACCTACTTCCAGCAGGCCGGAGGTCTCGACTGCAAGCCGGTGAGCGGTGAGATAACCTACGGCATCGAGCGCATCGCCATGTACCTCCAGGGCGTGGACAACGTCTACGACCTCGAATGGACCAGGGGCATAAAATACGGCCAGGTTCACCATCAGGGCGAGGTCGAGGGCTCGACCTACAACTTCGACGAGTCCGACGCCTCGATGCTCTTCAAGCTCATGGACATGTACGAGGCCGAGGCCAGAAGGCTCCTCGAAAAGGGGCTGGTCCTTCCCGGCTACGATTACACCCTCAAGTGCTCCCACACCTTCAACCTTCTCGACGCCCGGGGCGCGATAAGCGTCACCGAGCGCACCCGCTTCATCGGCAGGGTCCGCGACCTCGCCAGAATGGCGGCGCTGGCCTACGCGGCGCAGAGAGAAGCGATGGGATACCCGCTTATCAAGGGTGAGGGAGCAGCGAAATGA
- a CDS encoding SDR family oxidoreductase yields MRARRLQGAQYLLLEKSLRSKALSGKWFLALGASSGFGAATCRRMAKAGMNIFGVHLDRKTSMPAVEELIGELKAEGVQVHFFNVNAADPDKRAEVLDEFREIVGQSTKIRVLMHTLAYGTLRPFLDEAGQINQSQMEMTTNVMAHSLVYWVQDIVERDMFEKNSRVYAMTSSGGTRVMPTYGAVSAAKAALESHCRQLAMELAPLGITVNAIRAGVTDTPALRKIPGHEVMLETAISRNPSGRLTNPQDVAEAIALLSEPGTYWMTGNTLGVDGGEDIVA; encoded by the coding sequence ATGCGCGCCCGCCGTCTGCAAGGGGCGCAGTACTTGTTACTGGAGAAAAGTTTGAGATCGAAGGCATTAAGCGGTAAGTGGTTTTTGGCTCTTGGAGCGTCGAGCGGTTTCGGCGCGGCGACCTGCAGGCGCATGGCGAAGGCAGGCATGAACATTTTCGGCGTTCACCTCGACAGGAAGACGAGCATGCCCGCGGTTGAGGAGCTCATTGGCGAGTTGAAGGCCGAAGGGGTTCAGGTCCACTTTTTCAACGTGAACGCGGCCGACCCCGACAAGAGGGCGGAAGTGCTCGACGAATTTCGCGAGATCGTCGGGCAGAGCACCAAGATACGCGTACTCATGCACACCCTCGCCTACGGCACCCTTCGCCCCTTCCTCGACGAGGCGGGGCAGATAAACCAGTCGCAGATGGAGATGACCACCAACGTCATGGCCCACAGCCTTGTCTACTGGGTGCAGGATATCGTCGAGCGCGACATGTTCGAGAAGAATTCCCGCGTCTACGCGATGACCTCCTCCGGCGGCACGAGGGTCATGCCCACCTACGGCGCGGTCTCCGCGGCGAAGGCGGCGCTGGAATCCCATTGCAGGCAGCTCGCGATGGAGCTTGCGCCCCTTGGCATAACCGTAAACGCGATCCGCGCGGGCGTCACCGACACCCCCGCTCTCCGGAAGATCCCCGGCCACGAGGTCATGCTCGAAACCGCAATTTCACGCAATCCCTCGGGCCGCCTGACGAATCCTCAAGACGTCGCGGAAGCCATAGCGCTCCTTTCCGAGCCGGGAACCTACTGGATGACGGGAAATACCCTCGGAGTGGACGGCGGGGAAGATATCGTCGCCTAG
- the recO gene encoding DNA repair protein RecO: MAVRPLDTYPPRKSDLHSENPQMPRLPGAGALPARRPRQAPLTMKPKSEAAYLVRSVPYRDSDLIVTILTSGSGVVSLMARGAKKSRKRFGGALDFAKLFRAEYAAPREAGLGTLSSVELLCDFPKTVSDIRRYAVASHFVEVVRGLAREGEVSGEPFSLLDGGFRGLEAGGDPVSLLRVFQVRAVSLMGYSIAASPCGACGETLSEESTSLSGSVLYCASCAPQGSARISAGAVKTLRSASSLDFSSLGSLRISKKTEEEIGGFVEKALVRALGGEPKSLGQLHQFLSIDL; encoded by the coding sequence ATGGCGGTCCGCCCACTTGATACTTATCCGCCACGGAAGAGCGATTTGCACAGCGAGAACCCCCAAATGCCCCGTCTGCCCGGTGCTGGAGCTCTGCCCGCGCGTCGGCCTCGGCAAGCTCCTTTGACCATGAAGCCCAAATCAGAGGCGGCCTACCTCGTCCGTTCCGTCCCCTACCGCGATTCCGACCTCATCGTCACCATCCTCACCTCCGGCTCGGGGGTGGTGAGCCTGATGGCGAGAGGGGCGAAAAAATCGCGCAAGCGGTTCGGCGGGGCGCTCGATTTCGCTAAGCTCTTCCGGGCCGAGTACGCCGCGCCGAGGGAAGCGGGGCTCGGAACGCTGTCGAGCGTGGAGCTTCTCTGCGATTTCCCCAAGACGGTCTCCGACATCAGGCGCTACGCCGTCGCCAGCCACTTCGTCGAGGTCGTCAGGGGGCTGGCGCGGGAGGGGGAGGTCTCGGGAGAGCCCTTTTCCCTCCTCGACGGCGGGTTTCGCGGGCTGGAGGCGGGAGGGGACCCGGTGAGCCTCCTTCGGGTCTTTCAGGTCCGCGCCGTCTCGCTCATGGGGTATTCCATCGCCGCGAGTCCCTGCGGAGCCTGCGGGGAGACCCTTTCCGAGGAGTCGACCTCCCTTTCGGGTAGCGTGCTTTACTGCGCCTCCTGCGCCCCGCAAGGGTCCGCGCGGATTTCGGCGGGGGCGGTAAAGACGCTGCGCTCGGCCTCTTCACTGGACTTTTCCTCGCTGGGGTCGCTTCGCATCTCCAAAAAAACGGAAGAGGAGATAGGCGGCTTCGTAGAAAAAGCCCTCGTCAGGGCTCTGGGAGGCGAACCAAAATCCCTCGGGCAGCTTCATCAGTTTCTGTCGATTGACCTTTAG
- a CDS encoding glycine--tRNA ligase subunit beta has translation MKTGELIFEIGTEEIPAGFVPLALDALEALARQNLGAARVPFDEIHVYGTPRRMTLHITGMGLEQPDIVEELMGPSITVAFDAAGNLTKAGEGFARSKGATPADLLRVKTDKGEYIAVKKTLKGRETSALLRDELPRWMSKIPFRKSMRWGSGETAFARPIHWILALLDGDVIDFEYAGVKSGRSVMGHRFHSTGTFEVMDAQDYFRKLRDAGVVLAQEERKAIIAKEVAKAAQKVGGQVLLDPELLDTITFLVEKPVAVTGSFEPHYLELPRELLILSMKTHQKYFAVTDAEGSLLNHFVTVSNTAARDLSVVAKGNERVLRARLSDASFFFVEDQKISLAEHAEELKRVVFQLKLGTSWEKVERFTAIAGELSKKLCPSSAEKVRRIAHLCKADLCTKMVYEFPELQGIVGRQYALRAGEDPLVAKAIHEHYLPVQAGSALPSTPEADCVSIGDKIDTIAGCFGVGLIPSGSADPYALRRQTIGILRIMMEKGYRLSIEWLVDLALDRLSAKLTRKCEEVKKDVLEFFKGRLEVILTEAGYAGDAVAAVLDAGFDDPLDVKARVEAIEEFKKRGEFAALAGTFKRAANILKKIEAKAEVNPALFQDKAEGELWDAYNAVHANMDACVASHDYIGLFTQAAKLKGAVDGFFDGVMVMAEDEALKNNRVAILGKVTAIFGRVADFTRITGA, from the coding sequence ATGAAGACCGGCGAGCTTATTTTCGAGATAGGAACAGAAGAGATTCCGGCGGGATTCGTGCCCCTGGCTCTCGACGCTCTGGAAGCGCTTGCGCGCCAGAACCTGGGCGCGGCCCGCGTACCCTTCGACGAGATTCACGTCTACGGCACCCCGCGCAGGATGACCCTCCACATTACCGGCATGGGGCTCGAACAGCCCGACATCGTCGAAGAGTTGATGGGGCCCTCGATAACCGTCGCCTTCGACGCGGCCGGAAACCTCACCAAGGCAGGCGAGGGTTTCGCCCGCTCGAAAGGCGCGACTCCCGCAGACCTCCTCCGCGTCAAGACCGACAAGGGCGAGTACATCGCGGTCAAAAAGACTCTCAAGGGGCGGGAGACCTCCGCGCTCCTCCGCGACGAGCTTCCCAGGTGGATGTCGAAGATTCCCTTCCGCAAATCGATGCGCTGGGGCTCCGGCGAGACCGCCTTCGCCCGTCCGATACACTGGATACTGGCGCTTCTCGACGGCGACGTAATCGATTTCGAGTACGCAGGGGTAAAGTCGGGCCGCTCGGTGATGGGGCACCGCTTTCACTCCACCGGAACTTTTGAGGTGATGGACGCGCAGGACTATTTCAGAAAGCTTCGCGACGCCGGAGTCGTCCTCGCGCAGGAGGAGAGAAAGGCGATAATCGCCAAGGAGGTCGCGAAGGCGGCGCAGAAGGTCGGCGGGCAGGTGCTTCTCGACCCCGAGCTTCTCGACACCATTACCTTTCTCGTCGAAAAGCCCGTGGCCGTGACGGGAAGCTTCGAGCCGCACTACCTCGAACTCCCCCGCGAGCTTCTGATTTTGTCGATGAAAACCCACCAGAAATACTTCGCCGTGACCGACGCGGAGGGGAGTCTCCTCAACCACTTCGTCACGGTCTCCAACACCGCCGCGCGCGACCTTTCGGTGGTGGCGAAGGGCAACGAGAGGGTGCTTCGCGCCCGCCTCTCCGACGCCAGCTTCTTCTTCGTCGAGGACCAGAAGATATCCCTCGCCGAGCACGCCGAGGAACTGAAGAGGGTTGTCTTCCAGTTGAAGCTCGGCACCAGCTGGGAAAAGGTGGAGCGCTTCACCGCGATAGCGGGCGAGCTTTCCAAAAAGCTCTGCCCCTCCTCCGCGGAGAAGGTCAGAAGAATCGCCCACCTTTGCAAGGCGGACCTCTGCACCAAGATGGTCTACGAGTTCCCGGAGCTTCAGGGAATAGTGGGAAGGCAGTACGCCCTGCGCGCCGGGGAAGACCCTCTGGTTGCGAAAGCCATCCACGAGCACTACCTGCCGGTACAGGCCGGAAGCGCTCTTCCCTCGACCCCCGAGGCGGACTGCGTCTCCATCGGCGACAAGATCGACACCATAGCGGGCTGTTTCGGAGTGGGGCTGATCCCCTCCGGTTCCGCCGACCCCTACGCCCTTAGAAGGCAGACCATCGGAATTCTGAGAATAATGATGGAAAAGGGGTACAGGCTCTCCATAGAGTGGCTGGTGGACCTCGCCCTCGACCGGCTTTCGGCGAAGCTCACCAGAAAGTGCGAGGAGGTCAAAAAAGACGTTCTCGAATTCTTCAAGGGCCGTCTCGAAGTGATACTGACCGAGGCGGGTTACGCAGGCGACGCCGTCGCCGCGGTCCTCGACGCCGGTTTCGACGACCCGCTCGACGTAAAGGCGAGGGTCGAGGCGATAGAGGAATTCAAGAAGCGCGGCGAGTTCGCAGCCCTCGCGGGCACCTTCAAGCGCGCCGCGAACATCCTAAAGAAGATAGAGGCGAAGGCCGAGGTCAACCCGGCGCTCTTCCAGGACAAGGCGGAAGGCGAGCTCTGGGACGCCTACAACGCCGTCCATGCGAACATGGACGCCTGCGTGGCCTCGCACGATTATATCGGCCTCTTCACCCAGGCCGCGAAGCTCAAGGGCGCGGTTGACGGCTTTTTCGACGGCGTCATGGTCATGGCCGAAGACGAGGCTCTGAAGAACAACCGCGTGGCCATTCTGGGCAAGGTGACGGCCATCTTCGGCAGGGTCGCCGATTTCACGAGAATTACAGGCGCCTGA
- the nth gene encoding endonuclease III, with protein MRNKKSEAARLEKILALLKGPEEEPKPGLVFGSPWELLVSTILSAQCTDKRVNATTPALFARFPGPEELASAKVAEVEEIIRSIGLFRNKARNIVEAAKAVVRDHKGEVPSAREELEALPGVGRKTASVVLSQGFNVPAFAVDTHVGRVCYRLGFSRSKAPPEVEKSVTALLPEEKWRSAHLILIRHGRAICTARTPKCPVCPVLELCPRVGLGKLL; from the coding sequence ATGCGAAATAAAAAAAGCGAGGCTGCCCGCCTCGAAAAAATCCTCGCCCTCCTGAAGGGTCCGGAGGAGGAGCCGAAACCCGGTCTCGTCTTCGGGTCGCCGTGGGAACTCCTGGTCTCGACCATCCTCTCGGCGCAGTGCACCGACAAGAGGGTTAACGCGACCACCCCGGCGCTCTTCGCGCGCTTTCCGGGGCCGGAGGAACTCGCCTCGGCGAAAGTCGCCGAAGTCGAGGAGATCATCCGGTCCATCGGACTCTTCCGCAACAAGGCCAGAAACATCGTGGAGGCCGCCAAAGCGGTGGTCAGGGACCACAAGGGGGAGGTCCCCTCCGCAAGGGAGGAACTTGAAGCTCTCCCCGGCGTCGGGCGAAAGACCGCCTCGGTGGTGCTCTCGCAGGGGTTCAATGTTCCGGCTTTCGCGGTGGACACCCACGTCGGCAGGGTCTGCTACAGACTGGGGTTCTCCAGATCAAAAGCCCCTCCGGAGGTTGAAAAATCCGTGACCGCCCTCCTGCCGGAGGAGAAATGGCGGTCCGCCCACTTGATACTTATCCGCCACGGAAGAGCGATTTGCACAGCGAGAACCCCCAAATGCCCCGTCTGCCCGGTGCTGGAGCTCTGCCCGCGCGTCGGCCTCGGCAAGCTCCTTTGA